A window of the Gasterosteus aculeatus chromosome 21, fGasAcu3.hap1.1, whole genome shotgun sequence genome harbors these coding sequences:
- the unm_hu7910 gene encoding uncharacterized protein unm_hu7910 isoform X13 encodes MAQRKTPRAQPRREGKTAVESKNGKSSERGGGEGGGGTGTKYSMFTWFVVLALLGVWSSVAVVYFEVVDYDSVMGKLTAYDTDGDGDFDVEDAKVLLDEKKLRASAHRLRKEDETLEESHQEIKLPEVEEASAGENSTREPPVRGARLRSALREELRVIHQKMEAKRIARIVLAEIKAFLAEEEEEKEKDWALKMRMLEAAQEQLREESRRRKEWIEEDKAQEERMEKEMVEKDRMEEDKAQEERMEEEKEKITKERDEKERLEKERVARETERLEKERVARETERLEKERVARETERLEKERVAKERERLEKERVAKERERLEKERVATERERLEKERVARETERLEKERVAKERERLEKERVARETERLEKERVAKERERLEKERVARETERLEKERVARETERLEKERVAKERERLEKERVARERERLEKERVARETERLEKERVAKERERLEKERVARETERLEKERVARETERLEKERVARERERLEKERVARETERLEKERVAKERERLEKERVAKERERLEKERVAKERERLEKERVAKERERLEKERVAKERERLEKERVAKERERLEKERVAKERERLEKERVAKERERLEKERVARETERLEKERVAKERERLEKERVAKERERLEKERVAKERERLEKERVAKERERLEKERVAKERERLEKERVARETERLEKERVARETERLEKERVAKERERLEKERVARERERLEKERVAKERERLEKERVARERERLEKERVAKERERLENERVAKERERLEKERVARETERLEKERVARERERLEKERVAKERERLEKERVAKERERLEKERVARARLEKQRVESEHIAKERSRVAQEKQRAEKDRFERERVSREQKESEAAREKDGVPQGRTERPRLAREKAARDKMEAERPAKVEPRKRELLEGKSNSSQTTASAIRREKMAVGGKKN; translated from the exons AGGGGAAGACGGCGGTGGAGAGCAAGAATGGAAAGAGTtcagagcgaggaggaggagaaggaggaggaggaaccggaACCAAGTACTCCATGTTCACCTGGTTCGTGGTCCTGGCTCTGCTGGGGGTCTGGAGCTCCGTGGCCGTGGTCTACTTCGAGGTGGTGGACTACGACAGCGTCATGG gcAAGCTGACGGCCTATGACACCGATGGAGACGGAGACTTCGACGTTGAAGACGCCAAAGTTCTGCTCG ATGAGAAGAAGTTAAGAGCTTCTGCTCACCGGCTGAGAAAAG AAGACGAGACGTTAGAAGAATCCCATCAGGAGATTAAACTCCCAGAAG TGGAGGAGGCTTCTGCTGGAGAGAACTCCACCAGAG AGCCGCCGGTCAGAGGAGCCCGGCTGCGCTCCGCCCTGAGGGAGGAGCTCAGGGTCATCCACCAAAAGATGGAGGCCAAGAGGATCGCTCGCATCGTCCTGGCCGAGATCAAGGCCTTCCtcgccgaggaagaggaggagaaggagaaagactgGGCGCTGAAGATGAGGATGCTGGAGGCCGCGCAGGAGCAGCttagggaggagagcaggaggagaaaggaatGGATCGAGGAGGACAAGGCccaagaggagaggatggagaaggagatggtTGAGAAGGACAGAATGGAGGAGGACAAGGCccaagaggagaggatggaggaggagaaagagaagatcactaaagagagagatgaaaaagaaagacttgagaaggaacgagtcgctaGAGAAACCGAGagactagagaaggaacgagtcgctaGAGAAACCGAGagactagagaaggaacgagtcgctaGAGAAACCGAGagactagagaaggaacgagtcgctaaggaaagagagcgactagagaaggaacgagtcgctaaggaaagagagcgactagagaaggaacgagtcgctaCGGAAAGAGAGCgactagagaaggaacgagtcgctaGAGAAACCGAGagactagagaaggaacgagtcgctaaggaaagagagagactagagaaggaacgagtcgctaGAGAAACCGAGagactagagaaggaacgagtcgctaaggaaagagaaagactagagaaggaacgagtcgctaGAGAAACCGAGagactagagaaggaacgagtcgctaGAGAAACCGAGagactagagaaggaacgagtcgctaaggaaagagagcgactagagaaggaacgagtcgctagagaaagagagagactagagaaggaacgagtcgctaGAGAAACCGAGagactagagaaggaacgagtcgctaaggaaagagagagactagagaaggaacgagtcgctaGAGAAACCGAGagactagagaaggaacgagtcgctaGAGAAACCGAGagactagagaaggaacgagtcgctagagaaagagagagactagagaaggaacgagtcgctaGAGAAACCGAGagactagagaaggaacgagtcgctaaggaaagagagcgactagagaaggaacgagtcgctaaggaaagagagcgactagagaaggaacgagtcgctaaggaaagagagcgactagagaaggaacgagtcgctaaggaaagagagagactagagaaggaacgagtcgctaaggaaagagagcgactagagaaggaacgagtcgctaaggaaagagagcgactagagaaggaacgagtcgctaaggaaagagagcgactagagaaggaacgagtcgctaaggaaagagagcgactagagaaggaacgagtcgctaGAGAAACCGAGagactagagaaggaacgagtcgctaaggaaagagagcgactagagaaggaacgagtcgctaaggaaagagagcgactagagaaggaacgagtcgctaaggaaagagagcgactagagaaggaacgagtcgctaaggaaagagagcgactagagaaggaacgagtcgctaaggaaagagagcgactagagaaggaacgagtcgctaGAGAAACCGAGagactagagaaggaacgagtcgctaGAGAAACCGAGagactagagaaggaacgagtcgctaaggaaagagagcgactagagaaggaacgagtcgctagagaaagagagagactagagaaggaacgagtcgctaaggaaagagagcgactagagaaggaacgagtcgctagagaaagagagagactagagaaggaacgagtcgctaaGGAAAGAGAGCGACTAGAGAATGAACGAGTCGCTAAGGAAAGAGAAagactagagaaggaacgagtcgctaGAGAAACCGAGagactagagaaggaacgagtcgctagagaaagagagagactagagaaggaacgagtcgctaaggaaagagaaagactagagaaggaacgagtcgctaaggaaagagagcgactagagaaggaacgagtcgctaGAGCGAGACTAGAGAAGCAGAGGGTGGAGAGCGAGCATATCGCTAAGGAAAGGTCCCGAGTCGCTCAGGAGAAGCAGAGGGCGGAGAAGGACAGATTTGAGAGGGAACGAGTTTCCCgggagcagaaggagagcgAGGCGGCCCGGGAGAAGGACGGAGTCCCGcaggggaggacggagaggcCGCGGCTCGCCAGAGAGAAGGCTGCCCGGGACAAGATGGAGGCGGAGAGGCCGGCGAAGGTAGAACCGAGGAAACGGGAGCTCCTGGAGGGGAAGTCCAACTCGTCCCAGACGACCGCGTCGGCGATCCGGAGGGAGAAGATGGCCGTCGGTGGGAAGAAGAATTGA